The Geoalkalibacter subterraneus genome contains the following window.
TTCGGCATGTTCGAGACGGAGATTCTGCTCGGCCACATCTGCTTCGGCGAAAGCTCCATCTACCCCACCTCTTTCGATGGCCCCGGCGGCAACTACGGCATGAGTCCGGCAGTGCCGCTGCTCGGCAGCCGGCAGCGCACCCTGAAACCGGGCGACCTTGTGTTTGTCGACATCGGCTGCGGCGTCGACGGTTACCATACTGATAAAACTCTAACCTATATCTTCAAAGGCGACCTGCCGCCGAATGCCGTTGCCGCCCATCAGCGCTGCGTCGCCATCCAGAACGGCACCGCCGCCCTGCTCAAGCCCGGCGCGGTGCCGGAGGAGATCTACGACACCATCACCCGTGACCTGGACGCAGACTTTCTCGACAACTTCATGGGCTTCGGCGACCGCCAGGCGCGCTTTCTAGGTCACGGCATCGGCCTGCACATCGATGAATGGCCGGTGATCGCCAAAAGCTTCGACGAACCGCTGCAGGAGAACATGGTGCTGGCCATCGAGCCGAAAAAAGGGATTGCCGGCATCGGCATGGTCGGCACGGAAAATACCTTTGTCGTCACACCGCGGGGCGGACGCTGCCTGACCGGCAATCACCCGGGACTGCTGGCGGTGGGATAAAAAAGGGATATAAAAAAGGGGACAGGCTGATATTCCGAAATAAAAATCAGCCTGTACCCTTTTTCTCTTTTGCTTCTGCTATCCACACCGCATCGTCTTCTTGCCTTCCTCGAAAAGTACTTCCACCTTGCGCGCACCCACGACCCGCTGAACCAGCCCCAGCCCGAAAACGGGATGATTGATCAGGGATTTGACCTTGTAGGCGCCCGTCATCGAATAATCGCGCGCCGCATCGCTGTTCATCGCCGGCCGCAGAGTTTCCCATTCCTTGCGCTCGGCCACTCTCGGATCGGCTTTTTTGCGTACTGACGGCTTCTTGGGCACACTGGGCGGACGATACTTGTGCTGACGCTCGCATTGGCCGCACTGCACCTTAAGAGGAGCCTCCTCCAGCAGAGTCACGATAACGTGCTCGGTATTTGCACGGCACTTGGTACAGCGCGCTTCGATGGGTTGACCAACAGCAATCTTTTTGTTCGGCATGGTACTTCTCCCTTGCTTTAAAAACTGGCCGGAAATTGTCCGGAAAACCAGGGAGATCGCTGGAATGCTCGGGCAAAATCGACGGTAAGCAGGCCGGGTTAAACCGATCTGCGGCGAGATATTCTTCCCAGTGCGAAAACGGCATCTCCACGAGGGAAGATCTCAACGGTGGCTGGGGGCGGGGTAACGGCAGGTGAATGCAATATTTTCTTATTATACACGAGGCGGGAGATAAAAGATAGCTCGCATAAGGGGACGCTGGTAACTTATGTAACTTTTGTCCCATCCCCTATTGCCCGCCTCTTGCGGATCGCTTTGATGACCGCAACGTGCGTGCGGCCGCTCATCCTTCCCAACTCCGTCAACGTAGCCCCGGCTTCTTTTTGCGCACGATCGAAAAATTGCGCTCGAGCGGCGCTTGCCCGTCTGCTGCGACCCGCGCCAAGGATTTCAGCCACCGCAACCCCTGTGCAGACCGACACTTGCGTCAAAATATCCTCAACCGTAATTTTCCCCTCGCTCTTTTCCAGCTTCTGACGCGCAAGAACCGCAGCCGTGAAGGCTTTGCCGCCCAGGATTCTGGCATCTCCACCGCCACCCGTCTGATTGACTCCGTGGGCGTGACCTAATTCCGACCGCTGTCCCTGCCCGATTCCGTCGGCGATAAAATCGCGGTAGGCAGCTACAGCCCGGCCAGGTTTCACAGAAAAACGTGACAGAACCTCCTCGACCTCCTGCCTCACCCGCATTCTCTGCCCAACCAAAGCGCCATGCCCGGCATAGGGGTAGCGCTCCAATTCCTCAAGACTTTCGACAGCACCTGCGCGGACCGGGTTAAGGTGAATGTACCGGACAAGTTCCAGAAAATACGTCTCTTCGTCAACGACGAGGCTTTTGTACCGGTTCTGAAAAAGATGGCCCTGCCGGTTGTGCCGAAGGTTGAACCGAACCGCATGGCCAGTCAGCAGACAGCGCATCATCGTGGACAAAGCCGTATCGGTCGGCTGAAGGAGCAGATGGAGGTGATTGGACAGAAGTGCCCAGGCATAAAGACGTGGCGCGTTAGGTTGGGCAAGAAGGTCGCTGAGTCGATCGAGGAAATTCTCGCGATCGGTTTTATCACGAAAGATCTCGCACCCCTCAATGCCTCGAGCCATGACGTGATGGAATAAGCCTGGGGCATGGATTCTCGGTTGTCGTGGCATGATTTCCCTCTAATTGCATAAAAATACAAAAAGTTACAAAAGTTACCTGCGTCCCGGGTGGTTCTGGTGGCTCATTATTCGGCCACCCACACCCGTTCCAGTTTCTGCTTCTCGGAGTCGTATCTGTAGACAAGGATCCCGTCACCGTATTGCTGCCCCATCACGAGGATGCCGGCCTCGGGGGCGGTGTCCATGGCGGCGTTGCGCACATAATCGCGCACCGCAGGCAGAGGGTTGCGGCCCAAATAGAGGTATTTCAGGGGCAGGGGGTTGTCGACGTGAAAAAGAACGGCGTAGGGGGAATTGGTGAGGAAGCGGAGATAGTGGTGCTGGTCGATGAATTTGATGGCGAGAGTGGCTTCGTTTCTGCCACCCAAATCTTCAGGGGTGGGAATAAGGCCACGCTTGTCACGTGTCCATTTTTCATAGTCCTCGGTGTTGTTTCTATTGAGGATTCCATGGTATAGGCTTGCGACTTGGTGAAGGAGTTTACCGGATTCGGCACTCCAGACAAATGACGAACCGCCCTCACATCCACTGACGACATATTGTCCATCGGGGCTCATGGTCGCGTTGGTTTTGGCAGAGTTGCCAGGCAACTTAAACAGCGGTTGGCCGGACGGCATTTCCCACACAACCACACCGGCATAATTGGAAAAGATCTGTTCGGGCTCAATTGGCGGTGTCTTTTGGATTGACTTATTATCTCGGGTGTCAAGGCCGCTTCCTGAAGACAACAGAAATTCCGCATCAGGTGACATGGTGAGGTTGAGAAGCTTGCCAGTGCCATAAAAGCTCGGTGAAGTGCCATCTTGCTTGATGGGCTGTAAATTTTCGCCATTGCCTGAAAAGACATTCCAATTGGCATCGCTGGCAACATACCTTTTGAGATCGGCACTCAATACATGGCCGTAAGTAGAAAAGTTCTCGAAAGATTTTAGAATTTCCCTGCCAAGGTTTTGGACATAAATCACATCATCGAGATCCTGCCAGATAAAAACATCTCGACCTTTCACGAAATAAGCGCTGTAGATATTGGAGTTTTCCGCGATCACTTCTTTGGTGCGGTTTTCAATATCCCAAAGGATCAAGCGGTTATCCTGATGAGAACTCACGGCATATCTGCCGTCCGCCGAAACACTCACCACCATGGGGATTGAAGGTGTTTCTTTAGACGCCAGAGTGTCCGGTTCACCTGGGCGACAACCTGTCAATTGCAAAAGCAGATAGATTGCAATCCAAACGCAGAAACGAATCATCAATACACTCCAAAACCTGTTGAATCGAGCAACAGAGTCATAATCCGGTCCTTGTAGACCTTCTCAAGCAGCAACTCACTCGGGACCTTCATCCCGGAATGATCGAACAACCAACGACTTTGGTTTACCGGGATCAGCTTGCCTTTGTCTCTCATATCCCTGACAAACAAATCCTTATCCATCTCAGGCCCCCCATACCCCATGGCCGGGCGCGGCAGCTTGATTTCATAATCAACGTGGGCCAGCGCCCGGAAGGTTTTCATGGCATCATCGGCGATTTCGCGGGTGATGCGGCGCAGGTAAAGCAGCGGCCCCAGAGCCGGCAGCAGATATTCATGGCGCTTGGGCACCAGGTGATCGGTAAAGAGGCCGTTGGTATCCTGGGCGATCTGCTCGTGCAGGGCTTGCTCGATTTTAGGCAGGTTATCCACAGTCAGGTTGTGCAAATAATGGGCGGGAACGCACCATGGCGCAAACATCATTTGCGTGACCGGCACGCCCGCCTGAGTCGCAACGCGATAAATCCCGCCGACCAAGCCGCTTGCCGCCTCGATCCCCTGATCCGCCGAGCGATTCTGATGCAGAGAGCCATCATCACGGTAGGGTCCCAGGATATTGTCCTGGTCGGAATAGAGCACCACGATCTTGCGCGCGGCGCGATGGGCGTGGATGAAGTTCCAGTTGCGCAGTACGCTGGTATCCCCGCCTGGGTCGTTGGACAGGGCCGTATCGGGCACAGCGGGTTGCCACATGAAGGCATGGGCGATGCACTCCCGGCGTCCGGGCATCTGCCCGAGGAGGTTCATGGCGACCAGCAGCACGCGATTGCCGAGGCTGTGCGCAATGACATTAACTGCGATACCTTCGCCAACCAGTTGATCGATCAGCCCGGCCAGGGCAAAGCCGGCCTGGTTGGCGTTGGTTTCGGCGGCCATGTAATCGAGATCGAAAACATCGCCGGACCAGGCCAGGTGAATCATTCGCGTGTATTTTTGATAATCGCTGCGGTCGAACTGCCCGGTGGCGCGGTTGAGGTTGTCTTCCATGTGAAGAAACCAGCTGTGGGCGCCGCCTCCATTGAGGCGCTTCAGGTCGATATCCGCATACAGATCGGGATGCCGTTCATGCCAGCGGCGATATTGGCCGTCGAGCAGTTTCTGATCACGGTAGGTGGTGGCGCACGTTTCGCCGTAGGCAAGGCGCACCGGCTTGGTCTGGTCGCGCAGGATGTCGTGATGCCAATCCCTGATTTCGACATTCCGGGCAAAAGTACCATAGGGCACGCTGAAGCCGTGAACGAAGAGGGTCGCGTTGTTGCCGTTCTGTCGGAAATAACGGATCTCATCTTCACTGAGCAGGTCTCGGGCATTGGGATCGGCTGCCGTCGAGCGGTCTTCGCGCACATTGACGACAACCGGCGGGGCAAGCTGTCGGGATTCAAGGTGATACTCGTTCAGAAGGCGCCCGGAGCGCCACAGCAGGTCGGAGC
Protein-coding sequences here:
- a CDS encoding transposase; translation: MPRQPRIHAPGLFHHVMARGIEGCEIFRDKTDRENFLDRLSDLLAQPNAPRLYAWALLSNHLHLLLQPTDTALSTMMRCLLTGHAVRFNLRHNRQGHLFQNRYKSLVVDEETYFLELVRYIHLNPVRAGAVESLEELERYPYAGHGALVGQRMRVRQEVEEVLSRFSVKPGRAVAAYRDFIADGIGQGQRSELGHAHGVNQTGGGGDARILGGKAFTAAVLARQKLEKSEGKITVEDILTQVSVCTGVAVAEILGAGRSRRASAARAQFFDRAQKEAGATLTELGRMSGRTHVAVIKAIRKRRAIGDGTKVT
- a CDS encoding alpha/beta hydrolase yields the protein MSLHCMSPSSDLLWRSGRLLNEYHLESRQLAPPVVVNVREDRSTAADPNARDLLSEDEIRYFRQNGNNATLFVHGFSVPYGTFARNVEIRDWHHDILRDQTKPVRLAYGETCATTYRDQKLLDGQYRRWHERHPDLYADIDLKRLNGGGAHSWFLHMEDNLNRATGQFDRSDYQKYTRMIHLAWSGDVFDLDYMAAETNANQAGFALAGLIDQLVGEGIAVNVIAHSLGNRVLLVAMNLLGQMPGRRECIAHAFMWQPAVPDTALSNDPGGDTSVLRNWNFIHAHRAARKIVVLYSDQDNILGPYRDDGSLHQNRSADQGIEAASGLVGGIYRVATQAGVPVTQMMFAPWCVPAHYLHNLTVDNLPKIEQALHEQIAQDTNGLFTDHLVPKRHEYLLPALGPLLYLRRITREIADDAMKTFRALAHVDYEIKLPRPAMGYGGPEMDKDLFVRDMRDKGKLIPVNQSRWLFDHSGMKVPSELLLEKVYKDRIMTLLLDSTGFGVY
- a CDS encoding WD40 repeat domain-containing protein, translating into MIRFCVWIAIYLLLQLTGCRPGEPDTLASKETPSIPMVVSVSADGRYAVSSHQDNRLILWDIENRTKEVIAENSNIYSAYFVKGRDVFIWQDLDDVIYVQNLGREILKSFENFSTYGHVLSADLKRYVASDANWNVFSGNGENLQPIKQDGTSPSFYGTGKLLNLTMSPDAEFLLSSGSGLDTRDNKSIQKTPPIEPEQIFSNYAGVVVWEMPSGQPLFKLPGNSAKTNATMSPDGQYVVSGCEGGSSFVWSAESGKLLHQVASLYHGILNRNNTEDYEKWTRDKRGLIPTPEDLGGRNEATLAIKFIDQHHYLRFLTNSPYAVLFHVDNPLPLKYLYLGRNPLPAVRDYVRNAAMDTAPEAGILVMGQQYGDGILVYRYDSEKQKLERVWVAE
- a CDS encoding M24 family metallopeptidase; the encoded protein is MFNKVPRAELDDRMQRLRARLDRDSPDWRLLIVVSKINQFYLTGTMQDGMVIIPRDGEATYWVRRSLQRAQDESEFGDIRPMGSFRDAAAALSRSPETVHLETERVPLAAWQRINKHFQFKQVANADLSLSATRAVKSLYELERMEEAGRIHQRVLEERVPELLQEGISEAEFGARLFPVLVEEGHHGIARFGMFETEILLGHICFGESSIYPTSFDGPGGNYGMSPAVPLLGSRQRTLKPGDLVFVDIGCGVDGYHTDKTLTYIFKGDLPPNAVAAHQRCVAIQNGTAALLKPGAVPEEIYDTITRDLDADFLDNFMGFGDRQARFLGHGIGLHIDEWPVIAKSFDEPLQENMVLAIEPKKGIAGIGMVGTENTFVVTPRGGRCLTGNHPGLLAVG